A genomic stretch from Neodiprion fabricii isolate iyNeoFabr1 chromosome 3, iyNeoFabr1.1, whole genome shotgun sequence includes:
- the LOC124177102 gene encoding fatty acid 2-hydroxylase isoform X1 has translation MLARRRFHREDITFSDEIFQHSICLTRVRYCYALRRILQRKNHFVTKHLKSMLSSLRIHHAKFTCTCAQTQYKTSRDSLLTGRDLFAASTDEGFILHGETPVVCNQSQEKDTRMVEKSESRVEPKVTPHNGLTRVYQADNVTENPHEFIVKYKGRKYDIQNLLKKHPGGSRIMKPYKGLNVDEAMVTNSHSIAAFHLFEEFVQSNQEEYQEIERLVDWNAPLLSQVGSLGDRYWEWVNLPVNRPIRLFASNGLERLTVTPWYMVPAVWIPIIFFLLYRGCSIDLKGNFVDSIPQISFAISWGILLWTFLEYTLHRKLFHMKPPADSKIFITLHFLLHGLHHKAPFDEQRLVFPPVPAMLLAVVFYTAYEMVFPVAMMNFAAGGVAIGYLCYDMTHYYLHYGSPKAETYMYVMKRYHNYHHFSYHDEGFGISSRLWDYVFGTAITLRNLKKAIEW, from the exons ATGCTTGCACGTAGGCGGTTCCACAGAGAAGACATCACGTTTAGCGACGAG atttttcaGCACTCGATCTGCTTGACACGTGTTCGGTATTGTTACGCGTTACGCAGGATTTTGCAACGAAAG aaTCATTTCGTCacaaaacatttgaaaagtaTGCTCTCGTCTTTGAGAATTCATCATGCGAAATTCACTTGTACGTGTGCACAGACACAATACAAGACATCGCGAGATTCGCTCTTAACTGGCAGAGATTTATTCGCTGCCTCTACCGATGAAGGTTTCATCCTACATGGTGAAACTCCAGTTGTCTGCAATCAAAGCCAGGAAAAGGATACCAGAAtggttgaaaaatctgaaagtcGTGTTGAACCGAAAGTTACGCCACACAATGGACTAACCAGGGTGTATCAGGCGGATAATGTAACCGAAAATCCTCACGAGTTCATAGTGAAATATAAGGGGCGAAAGTACGACATTCAGAACCTTCTAAAAAAACATCCCGGGGGAAGCAGGATCATGAAACCATACAAGGGCTTGAACGTCGATGAAGCGATGGTTACGAACTCTCATTCCATCGCAGCCTTTCATCTCTTTGAGGAATTCGTACAAAGTAATCAAGAGGAGTACCAGGAAATCGAA AGATTGGTCGACTGGAATGCTCCACTGTTGTCGCAGGTCGGCTCTCTAGGGGATCGTTACTGGGAATGGGTGAATCTTCCAGTAAACAGGCCCATCCGTCTCTTCGCATCAAACGGCCTCGAACGTCTCACAGTCACCCCATGGTACATGGTACCCGCTGTCTGGATCCCAATAATCTTTTTCCTTCTATATCGGGGCTGCTCGATAGATCTCAAAGGAAATTTTG TCGATTCCATACCGCAAATTTCATTTGCCATTAGTTGGGGCATCCTCTTGTGGACTTTCCTTGAATACACGCTACATCGAAAGCTGTTTCACATGAAACCCCCAGCGGActcaaagatttttataacGCTACATTTCCTTCTGCATGGTCTCCACCATAAA GCGCCGTTTGATGAACAGAGACTGGTATTTCCCCCGGTCCCTGCGATGCTGTTGGCCGTTGTCTTTTACACTGCTTACGAGATGGTGTTTCCCGTTGCGATGATGAACTTCGCAGCAGGTGGAGTCGCAATCG GCTACTTGTGCTACGACATGACGCACTACTACTTGCATTACGGATCGCCGAAAGCTGAAACTTATATGTACGTGATGAAGAGGTATCACAACTATCACCACTTTTCATACCACGATGAAG GTTTCGGTATAAGCAGCAGACTGTGGGATTACGTTTTCGGCACGGCGATAACGttgagaaatttgaagaagGCGATCGAATGGTAA
- the LOC124177102 gene encoding fatty acid 2-hydroxylase isoform X4, with translation MLSSLRIHHAKFTCTCAQTQYKTSRDSLLTGRDLFAASTDEGFILHGETPVVCNQSQEKDTRMVEKSESRVEPKVTPHNGLTRVYQADNVTENPHEFIVKYKGRKYDIQNLLKKHPGGSRIMKPYKGLNVDEAMVTNSHSIAAFHLFEEFVQSNQEEYQEIERLVDWNAPLLSQVGSLGDRYWEWVNLPVNRPIRLFASNGLERLTVTPWYMVPAVWIPIIFFLLYRGCSIDLKGNFVDSIPQISFAISWGILLWTFLEYTLHRKLFHMKPPADSKIFITLHFLLHGLHHKAPFDEQRLVFPPVPAMLLAVVFYTAYEMVFPVAMMNFAAGGVAIGYLCYDMTHYYLHYGSPKAETYMYVMKRYHNYHHFSYHDEGFGISSRLWDYVFGTAITLRNLKKAIEW, from the exons aTGCTCTCGTCTTTGAGAATTCATCATGCGAAATTCACTTGTACGTGTGCACAGACACAATACAAGACATCGCGAGATTCGCTCTTAACTGGCAGAGATTTATTCGCTGCCTCTACCGATGAAGGTTTCATCCTACATGGTGAAACTCCAGTTGTCTGCAATCAAAGCCAGGAAAAGGATACCAGAAtggttgaaaaatctgaaagtcGTGTTGAACCGAAAGTTACGCCACACAATGGACTAACCAGGGTGTATCAGGCGGATAATGTAACCGAAAATCCTCACGAGTTCATAGTGAAATATAAGGGGCGAAAGTACGACATTCAGAACCTTCTAAAAAAACATCCCGGGGGAAGCAGGATCATGAAACCATACAAGGGCTTGAACGTCGATGAAGCGATGGTTACGAACTCTCATTCCATCGCAGCCTTTCATCTCTTTGAGGAATTCGTACAAAGTAATCAAGAGGAGTACCAGGAAATCGAA AGATTGGTCGACTGGAATGCTCCACTGTTGTCGCAGGTCGGCTCTCTAGGGGATCGTTACTGGGAATGGGTGAATCTTCCAGTAAACAGGCCCATCCGTCTCTTCGCATCAAACGGCCTCGAACGTCTCACAGTCACCCCATGGTACATGGTACCCGCTGTCTGGATCCCAATAATCTTTTTCCTTCTATATCGGGGCTGCTCGATAGATCTCAAAGGAAATTTTG TCGATTCCATACCGCAAATTTCATTTGCCATTAGTTGGGGCATCCTCTTGTGGACTTTCCTTGAATACACGCTACATCGAAAGCTGTTTCACATGAAACCCCCAGCGGActcaaagatttttataacGCTACATTTCCTTCTGCATGGTCTCCACCATAAA GCGCCGTTTGATGAACAGAGACTGGTATTTCCCCCGGTCCCTGCGATGCTGTTGGCCGTTGTCTTTTACACTGCTTACGAGATGGTGTTTCCCGTTGCGATGATGAACTTCGCAGCAGGTGGAGTCGCAATCG GCTACTTGTGCTACGACATGACGCACTACTACTTGCATTACGGATCGCCGAAAGCTGAAACTTATATGTACGTGATGAAGAGGTATCACAACTATCACCACTTTTCATACCACGATGAAG GTTTCGGTATAAGCAGCAGACTGTGGGATTACGTTTTCGGCACGGCGATAACGttgagaaatttgaagaagGCGATCGAATGGTAA
- the LOC124177102 gene encoding fatty acid 2-hydroxylase isoform X2: MDVGFSHDGRLSPARQFPNFTQSEPSECRIFLRYYVTNRPRTWSVLINRINQFSKDFSALDLLDTCSVLLRVTQDFATKGFILHGETPVVCNQSQEKDTRMVEKSESRVEPKVTPHNGLTRVYQADNVTENPHEFIVKYKGRKYDIQNLLKKHPGGSRIMKPYKGLNVDEAMVTNSHSIAAFHLFEEFVQSNQEEYQEIERLVDWNAPLLSQVGSLGDRYWEWVNLPVNRPIRLFASNGLERLTVTPWYMVPAVWIPIIFFLLYRGCSIDLKGNFVDSIPQISFAISWGILLWTFLEYTLHRKLFHMKPPADSKIFITLHFLLHGLHHKAPFDEQRLVFPPVPAMLLAVVFYTAYEMVFPVAMMNFAAGGVAIGYLCYDMTHYYLHYGSPKAETYMYVMKRYHNYHHFSYHDEGFGISSRLWDYVFGTAITLRNLKKAIEW, from the exons ATGGACGTGGGCTTCAGTCATGACGGTAGGCTCTCGCCGGCGAGACAATTTCCGAATTTTACACAATCCGAGCCAAGTGAGTGCCGTATATTCCTGCGTTATTATGTAACAAATCGTCCGCGGACTTGGAGCGTGTTGATTAACagaatcaatcaattttcgaaagatttttcaGCACTCGATCTGCTTGACACGTGTTCGGTATTGTTACGCGTTACGCAGGATTTTGCAACGAAAG GTTTCATCCTACATGGTGAAACTCCAGTTGTCTGCAATCAAAGCCAGGAAAAGGATACCAGAAtggttgaaaaatctgaaagtcGTGTTGAACCGAAAGTTACGCCACACAATGGACTAACCAGGGTGTATCAGGCGGATAATGTAACCGAAAATCCTCACGAGTTCATAGTGAAATATAAGGGGCGAAAGTACGACATTCAGAACCTTCTAAAAAAACATCCCGGGGGAAGCAGGATCATGAAACCATACAAGGGCTTGAACGTCGATGAAGCGATGGTTACGAACTCTCATTCCATCGCAGCCTTTCATCTCTTTGAGGAATTCGTACAAAGTAATCAAGAGGAGTACCAGGAAATCGAA AGATTGGTCGACTGGAATGCTCCACTGTTGTCGCAGGTCGGCTCTCTAGGGGATCGTTACTGGGAATGGGTGAATCTTCCAGTAAACAGGCCCATCCGTCTCTTCGCATCAAACGGCCTCGAACGTCTCACAGTCACCCCATGGTACATGGTACCCGCTGTCTGGATCCCAATAATCTTTTTCCTTCTATATCGGGGCTGCTCGATAGATCTCAAAGGAAATTTTG TCGATTCCATACCGCAAATTTCATTTGCCATTAGTTGGGGCATCCTCTTGTGGACTTTCCTTGAATACACGCTACATCGAAAGCTGTTTCACATGAAACCCCCAGCGGActcaaagatttttataacGCTACATTTCCTTCTGCATGGTCTCCACCATAAA GCGCCGTTTGATGAACAGAGACTGGTATTTCCCCCGGTCCCTGCGATGCTGTTGGCCGTTGTCTTTTACACTGCTTACGAGATGGTGTTTCCCGTTGCGATGATGAACTTCGCAGCAGGTGGAGTCGCAATCG GCTACTTGTGCTACGACATGACGCACTACTACTTGCATTACGGATCGCCGAAAGCTGAAACTTATATGTACGTGATGAAGAGGTATCACAACTATCACCACTTTTCATACCACGATGAAG GTTTCGGTATAAGCAGCAGACTGTGGGATTACGTTTTCGGCACGGCGATAACGttgagaaatttgaagaagGCGATCGAATGGTAA
- the LOC124177102 gene encoding fatty acid 2-hydroxylase isoform X5 produces MLARRRFHREDITFSDETQYKTSRDSLLTGRDLFAASTDEGFILHGETPVVCNQSQEKDTRMVEKSESRVEPKVTPHNGLTRVYQADNVTENPHEFIVKYKGRKYDIQNLLKKHPGGSRIMKPYKGLNVDEAMVTNSHSIAAFHLFEEFVQSNQEEYQEIERLVDWNAPLLSQVGSLGDRYWEWVNLPVNRPIRLFASNGLERLTVTPWYMVPAVWIPIIFFLLYRGCSIDLKGNFVDSIPQISFAISWGILLWTFLEYTLHRKLFHMKPPADSKIFITLHFLLHGLHHKAPFDEQRLVFPPVPAMLLAVVFYTAYEMVFPVAMMNFAAGGVAIGYLCYDMTHYYLHYGSPKAETYMYVMKRYHNYHHFSYHDEGFGISSRLWDYVFGTAITLRNLKKAIEW; encoded by the exons ATGCTTGCACGTAGGCGGTTCCACAGAGAAGACATCACGTTTAGCGACGAG ACACAATACAAGACATCGCGAGATTCGCTCTTAACTGGCAGAGATTTATTCGCTGCCTCTACCGATGAAGGTTTCATCCTACATGGTGAAACTCCAGTTGTCTGCAATCAAAGCCAGGAAAAGGATACCAGAAtggttgaaaaatctgaaagtcGTGTTGAACCGAAAGTTACGCCACACAATGGACTAACCAGGGTGTATCAGGCGGATAATGTAACCGAAAATCCTCACGAGTTCATAGTGAAATATAAGGGGCGAAAGTACGACATTCAGAACCTTCTAAAAAAACATCCCGGGGGAAGCAGGATCATGAAACCATACAAGGGCTTGAACGTCGATGAAGCGATGGTTACGAACTCTCATTCCATCGCAGCCTTTCATCTCTTTGAGGAATTCGTACAAAGTAATCAAGAGGAGTACCAGGAAATCGAA AGATTGGTCGACTGGAATGCTCCACTGTTGTCGCAGGTCGGCTCTCTAGGGGATCGTTACTGGGAATGGGTGAATCTTCCAGTAAACAGGCCCATCCGTCTCTTCGCATCAAACGGCCTCGAACGTCTCACAGTCACCCCATGGTACATGGTACCCGCTGTCTGGATCCCAATAATCTTTTTCCTTCTATATCGGGGCTGCTCGATAGATCTCAAAGGAAATTTTG TCGATTCCATACCGCAAATTTCATTTGCCATTAGTTGGGGCATCCTCTTGTGGACTTTCCTTGAATACACGCTACATCGAAAGCTGTTTCACATGAAACCCCCAGCGGActcaaagatttttataacGCTACATTTCCTTCTGCATGGTCTCCACCATAAA GCGCCGTTTGATGAACAGAGACTGGTATTTCCCCCGGTCCCTGCGATGCTGTTGGCCGTTGTCTTTTACACTGCTTACGAGATGGTGTTTCCCGTTGCGATGATGAACTTCGCAGCAGGTGGAGTCGCAATCG GCTACTTGTGCTACGACATGACGCACTACTACTTGCATTACGGATCGCCGAAAGCTGAAACTTATATGTACGTGATGAAGAGGTATCACAACTATCACCACTTTTCATACCACGATGAAG GTTTCGGTATAAGCAGCAGACTGTGGGATTACGTTTTCGGCACGGCGATAACGttgagaaatttgaagaagGCGATCGAATGGTAA
- the LOC124177102 gene encoding fatty acid 2-hydroxylase isoform X6 yields the protein MVEKSESRVEPKVTPHNGLTRVYQADNVTENPHEFIVKYKGRKYDIQNLLKKHPGGSRIMKPYKGLNVDEAMVTNSHSIAAFHLFEEFVQSNQEEYQEIERLVDWNAPLLSQVGSLGDRYWEWVNLPVNRPIRLFASNGLERLTVTPWYMVPAVWIPIIFFLLYRGCSIDLKGNFVDSIPQISFAISWGILLWTFLEYTLHRKLFHMKPPADSKIFITLHFLLHGLHHKAPFDEQRLVFPPVPAMLLAVVFYTAYEMVFPVAMMNFAAGGVAIGYLCYDMTHYYLHYGSPKAETYMYVMKRYHNYHHFSYHDEGFGISSRLWDYVFGTAITLRNLKKAIEW from the exons AtggttgaaaaatctgaaagtcGTGTTGAACCGAAAGTTACGCCACACAATGGACTAACCAGGGTGTATCAGGCGGATAATGTAACCGAAAATCCTCACGAGTTCATAGTGAAATATAAGGGGCGAAAGTACGACATTCAGAACCTTCTAAAAAAACATCCCGGGGGAAGCAGGATCATGAAACCATACAAGGGCTTGAACGTCGATGAAGCGATGGTTACGAACTCTCATTCCATCGCAGCCTTTCATCTCTTTGAGGAATTCGTACAAAGTAATCAAGAGGAGTACCAGGAAATCGAA AGATTGGTCGACTGGAATGCTCCACTGTTGTCGCAGGTCGGCTCTCTAGGGGATCGTTACTGGGAATGGGTGAATCTTCCAGTAAACAGGCCCATCCGTCTCTTCGCATCAAACGGCCTCGAACGTCTCACAGTCACCCCATGGTACATGGTACCCGCTGTCTGGATCCCAATAATCTTTTTCCTTCTATATCGGGGCTGCTCGATAGATCTCAAAGGAAATTTTG TCGATTCCATACCGCAAATTTCATTTGCCATTAGTTGGGGCATCCTCTTGTGGACTTTCCTTGAATACACGCTACATCGAAAGCTGTTTCACATGAAACCCCCAGCGGActcaaagatttttataacGCTACATTTCCTTCTGCATGGTCTCCACCATAAA GCGCCGTTTGATGAACAGAGACTGGTATTTCCCCCGGTCCCTGCGATGCTGTTGGCCGTTGTCTTTTACACTGCTTACGAGATGGTGTTTCCCGTTGCGATGATGAACTTCGCAGCAGGTGGAGTCGCAATCG GCTACTTGTGCTACGACATGACGCACTACTACTTGCATTACGGATCGCCGAAAGCTGAAACTTATATGTACGTGATGAAGAGGTATCACAACTATCACCACTTTTCATACCACGATGAAG GTTTCGGTATAAGCAGCAGACTGTGGGATTACGTTTTCGGCACGGCGATAACGttgagaaatttgaagaagGCGATCGAATGGTAA
- the LOC124177102 gene encoding fatty acid 2-hydroxylase isoform X3, with amino-acid sequence MLARRRFHREDITFSDEIFQHSICLTRVRYCYALRRILQRKTQYKTSRDSLLTGRDLFAASTDEGFILHGETPVVCNQSQEKDTRMVEKSESRVEPKVTPHNGLTRVYQADNVTENPHEFIVKYKGRKYDIQNLLKKHPGGSRIMKPYKGLNVDEAMVTNSHSIAAFHLFEEFVQSNQEEYQEIERLVDWNAPLLSQVGSLGDRYWEWVNLPVNRPIRLFASNGLERLTVTPWYMVPAVWIPIIFFLLYRGCSIDLKGNFVDSIPQISFAISWGILLWTFLEYTLHRKLFHMKPPADSKIFITLHFLLHGLHHKAPFDEQRLVFPPVPAMLLAVVFYTAYEMVFPVAMMNFAAGGVAIGYLCYDMTHYYLHYGSPKAETYMYVMKRYHNYHHFSYHDEGFGISSRLWDYVFGTAITLRNLKKAIEW; translated from the exons ATGCTTGCACGTAGGCGGTTCCACAGAGAAGACATCACGTTTAGCGACGAG atttttcaGCACTCGATCTGCTTGACACGTGTTCGGTATTGTTACGCGTTACGCAGGATTTTGCAACGAAAG ACACAATACAAGACATCGCGAGATTCGCTCTTAACTGGCAGAGATTTATTCGCTGCCTCTACCGATGAAGGTTTCATCCTACATGGTGAAACTCCAGTTGTCTGCAATCAAAGCCAGGAAAAGGATACCAGAAtggttgaaaaatctgaaagtcGTGTTGAACCGAAAGTTACGCCACACAATGGACTAACCAGGGTGTATCAGGCGGATAATGTAACCGAAAATCCTCACGAGTTCATAGTGAAATATAAGGGGCGAAAGTACGACATTCAGAACCTTCTAAAAAAACATCCCGGGGGAAGCAGGATCATGAAACCATACAAGGGCTTGAACGTCGATGAAGCGATGGTTACGAACTCTCATTCCATCGCAGCCTTTCATCTCTTTGAGGAATTCGTACAAAGTAATCAAGAGGAGTACCAGGAAATCGAA AGATTGGTCGACTGGAATGCTCCACTGTTGTCGCAGGTCGGCTCTCTAGGGGATCGTTACTGGGAATGGGTGAATCTTCCAGTAAACAGGCCCATCCGTCTCTTCGCATCAAACGGCCTCGAACGTCTCACAGTCACCCCATGGTACATGGTACCCGCTGTCTGGATCCCAATAATCTTTTTCCTTCTATATCGGGGCTGCTCGATAGATCTCAAAGGAAATTTTG TCGATTCCATACCGCAAATTTCATTTGCCATTAGTTGGGGCATCCTCTTGTGGACTTTCCTTGAATACACGCTACATCGAAAGCTGTTTCACATGAAACCCCCAGCGGActcaaagatttttataacGCTACATTTCCTTCTGCATGGTCTCCACCATAAA GCGCCGTTTGATGAACAGAGACTGGTATTTCCCCCGGTCCCTGCGATGCTGTTGGCCGTTGTCTTTTACACTGCTTACGAGATGGTGTTTCCCGTTGCGATGATGAACTTCGCAGCAGGTGGAGTCGCAATCG GCTACTTGTGCTACGACATGACGCACTACTACTTGCATTACGGATCGCCGAAAGCTGAAACTTATATGTACGTGATGAAGAGGTATCACAACTATCACCACTTTTCATACCACGATGAAG GTTTCGGTATAAGCAGCAGACTGTGGGATTACGTTTTCGGCACGGCGATAACGttgagaaatttgaagaagGCGATCGAATGGTAA